From Micromonospora sp. NBC_01699, a single genomic window includes:
- a CDS encoding Scr1 family TA system antitoxin-like transcriptional regulator: MIPGLLKRVDYARAVFRSGGMLTDGKLEESVALRLDRQSALDRERPPLLTVVIDKGALRRPVGGPPVGLHLVSLSVGGDLLKR; encoded by the coding sequence GTGATTCCTGGTCTTCTAAAGCGGGTGGACTACGCGCGTGCAGTCTTCCGGAGCGGTGGCATGCTCACGGACGGAAAGCTGGAGGAGAGCGTCGCGCTCCGGTTGGATCGGCAATCGGCGCTCGACCGGGAGCGGCCCCCGCTACTCACGGTGGTGATCGACAAGGGTGCACTACGGCGGCCGGTAGGTGGGCCACCCGTGGGTCTGCACCTCGTCTCCTTGTCAGTCGGGGGCGACCTTCTCAAACGCTGA
- a CDS encoding LPXTG cell wall anchor domain-containing protein, whose translation MRDTRPLFHRAGAAMLLLAGLVAGPASAASAAPGSAPGTPADSTPVEAPEADTPPAGTASPGTAGTARAAAGGSADLSLIVRGTTIADVSTPKPATLKITNHGPATATGIRLRLVGWVDGESTDPGAVNWCERPEPPMPPAPPVPPGGRVVAIGTECDLPNLPPGRSLTFDMRYPIFGGGVIHMFGEFTTSVRHAQSDPVPANNSVLSRLIATASVAGADMYASAWDVPVDASGKVGAIVPGQRGELRFEIGNVGLTVVRELELTLRLPEHVSLEGDLSGCEYDAGRREAICVYRGLSLIPVNDDTDPNDDEHSGLRFQVSVRVAESAPAPAHLAGGRVEVRALLDEPIPSIAAAGLPRQASPMRADPEATPDRDPSDNTDTFTVFTAVESGGVGGGMPVTGVDAARMAGTGAGAVLLGAALLLLGRRRRQSSVTRPGQG comes from the coding sequence ATGCGTGACACCCGTCCCCTGTTCCACCGTGCCGGAGCCGCGATGCTGCTCCTTGCCGGCCTGGTCGCCGGACCCGCGAGCGCCGCCTCGGCGGCCCCCGGCTCCGCGCCGGGCACACCCGCGGACTCCACACCGGTCGAGGCGCCCGAGGCCGACACCCCGCCAGCGGGCACCGCGTCCCCAGGAACGGCCGGCACCGCGCGGGCTGCGGCGGGCGGCTCGGCCGACCTGTCGCTCATCGTCCGTGGCACCACCATCGCCGATGTCTCGACTCCCAAGCCCGCCACCCTCAAAATCACCAACCATGGCCCGGCCACCGCTACCGGCATCCGGCTGCGGCTGGTCGGCTGGGTGGACGGCGAGTCCACCGACCCGGGCGCCGTCAACTGGTGTGAGCGGCCCGAGCCGCCGATGCCGCCGGCGCCGCCGGTCCCGCCCGGCGGTCGTGTGGTGGCCATCGGCACGGAGTGCGATCTGCCGAACCTGCCGCCGGGCCGGTCGCTGACCTTCGACATGAGATACCCGATCTTCGGCGGGGGTGTGATCCACATGTTCGGCGAGTTCACCACCTCCGTCCGGCACGCGCAGAGCGATCCGGTGCCCGCCAACAACAGCGTGCTCAGCCGGCTCATCGCCACCGCCTCGGTCGCCGGCGCGGACATGTACGCGTCCGCCTGGGACGTACCGGTCGACGCCTCCGGGAAGGTCGGCGCGATAGTCCCGGGTCAACGGGGAGAGCTGCGGTTCGAGATCGGCAACGTGGGCCTTACGGTGGTCCGCGAGCTCGAATTGACGCTCCGGCTGCCCGAGCACGTCAGCCTCGAAGGTGACCTGTCCGGGTGCGAGTACGACGCCGGCCGCCGCGAGGCGATCTGCGTCTACCGTGGCCTGTCGCTCATCCCGGTGAACGACGACACCGACCCGAACGACGACGAGCATTCTGGCCTGCGGTTCCAGGTCTCGGTACGGGTGGCGGAGTCCGCGCCCGCCCCGGCGCACCTGGCCGGTGGACGGGTGGAGGTACGGGCGCTGCTCGACGAGCCGATCCCCAGCATCGCCGCCGCCGGACTGCCCCGGCAGGCGAGCCCGATGCGTGCCGATCCCGAGGCAACGCCGGACCGGGATCCGAGCGACAACACCGACACGTTCACCGTGTTCACCGCCGTGGAGTCCGGTGGTGTCGGCGGCGGCATGCCGGTGACCGGTGTGGACGCCGCCCGGATGGCCGGCACCGGCGCCGGCGCGGTGCTGCTCGGCGCCGCCCTGCTGCTGCTCGGCCGCCGCCGTCGCCAGTCGTCGGTGACCCGGCCCGGCCAGGGCTGA
- a CDS encoding DUF397 domain-containing protein yields MDDLTGAQWRKSTRSSGNGGNCVEVADNLSGRVLVRDTKDRDGGTLNFGPDAWRAFVGLAKQQ; encoded by the coding sequence ATGGACGACCTAACCGGCGCCCAGTGGCGCAAGAGCACCCGTAGCAGCGGGAACGGTGGCAATTGTGTGGAGGTCGCCGACAACCTGTCCGGCCGGGTGCTGGTCCGGGACACGAAGGACCGCGATGGCGGCACCCTCAACTTCGGCCCGGACGCGTGGCGCGCGTTCGTCGGGCTGGCAAAGCAGCAGTAA
- a CDS encoding class I adenylate-forming enzyme family protein, translating into MSANDTYVSRILQVLGTEPGRVVLTRRDVTLTAEQFAGAVRCAASVLRRRLGVGPGVTPVVGILTETNTPETLILRYAANLVGAPVVHLHTTNAVDPNDRLTADATRRIVEETRMTVLAIDEVNVDRARAIRDDVTLPVQLTALGRLGLDVVDLSRGDPAFDESTVAVAPDTDAVVTYTSGTTGRPKGIAVSFRTRRGFITGGLQNAWRATYLATLPMSHSSGQAADDSLASGGSVILHDGFDAGAVLDAVQRHRVTRLLVSPSQLYLLLDHPATGDTDLSSITMLCYTGAPSSPDRLALAAKRFGPVLMQIYGTSEAAAISMLTPFEHSDPALLGTAGRPLFAEVRIRAEADGHDLPVGEVGEIVVRSPFAMTRYVSDPELTARTVRDGWLYTGDLGFLDTRGYLTICGRRAEVIKANGIKIYPAAVEQALMTHPGVAQAAVFAVVDRDRLEHLHAAVAPHDGQPKPSEDELRELVGARLSVKHVPERFHLRTALPLTRIGKPDKARLATEASV; encoded by the coding sequence ATGTCCGCGAACGACACCTATGTCAGCCGTATCCTCCAGGTCCTCGGCACCGAACCCGGGAGGGTCGTGCTCACCCGGCGGGACGTCACGCTCACCGCGGAGCAGTTCGCCGGTGCGGTCCGCTGCGCCGCCTCGGTGCTGCGACGGCGGCTGGGCGTGGGACCGGGAGTGACGCCGGTGGTCGGCATCCTCACCGAGACCAACACCCCGGAAACGCTGATCCTGCGGTACGCGGCGAACCTCGTCGGCGCCCCCGTGGTGCACCTGCACACCACCAACGCCGTCGACCCGAACGACCGGCTCACCGCCGACGCGACCCGGCGCATCGTCGAGGAAACCCGGATGACGGTGCTCGCGATCGACGAGGTGAACGTCGACCGGGCTCGCGCGATCCGCGACGACGTCACCCTCCCGGTGCAGCTGACCGCGCTCGGCCGACTCGGCCTCGACGTCGTCGACCTGTCCCGGGGCGATCCGGCCTTCGACGAGTCCACCGTGGCGGTCGCCCCGGACACCGACGCCGTGGTCACCTACACCAGCGGCACCACCGGCAGGCCGAAGGGCATAGCCGTCAGTTTCCGCACCCGCCGCGGCTTCATCACCGGCGGACTACAGAACGCCTGGCGGGCGACCTATCTCGCGACGCTGCCGATGAGCCACTCCAGCGGACAGGCGGCCGACGACTCGCTCGCCTCGGGCGGCTCGGTGATCCTGCACGACGGCTTCGACGCGGGGGCCGTGCTCGACGCCGTGCAGCGGCATCGGGTGACCCGCCTGCTCGTCTCGCCGTCGCAGCTCTACCTGCTGCTGGACCACCCCGCGACGGGCGACACCGACCTGTCGAGCATCACGATGCTCTGCTACACCGGGGCACCGTCCTCGCCGGACCGGCTGGCCCTGGCGGCGAAACGGTTCGGGCCGGTACTCATGCAGATCTACGGCACCAGCGAGGCCGCGGCCATCAGCATGCTGACCCCGTTCGAGCACTCCGATCCGGCGCTGCTGGGCACGGCCGGGCGACCACTGTTCGCCGAGGTACGCATCCGGGCCGAGGCCGACGGGCACGATCTGCCGGTCGGCGAGGTCGGGGAGATCGTCGTCCGCTCCCCGTTCGCCATGACCCGGTACGTGTCCGACCCGGAGCTGACCGCCCGGACCGTACGCGACGGCTGGTTGTACACCGGTGACCTGGGCTTCCTCGACACACGCGGCTACCTCACCATCTGCGGTCGGCGGGCCGAGGTGATCAAGGCCAACGGGATCAAGATCTACCCGGCCGCGGTCGAGCAGGCCCTGATGACGCACCCGGGCGTCGCCCAGGCCGCCGTCTTCGCGGTGGTCGACCGCGACCGTCTGGAGCACCTGCACGCCGCCGTGGCGCCGCACGACGGGCAGCCGAAGCCGAGCGAGGACGAACTGCGCGAGCTCGTCGGCGCGCGGCTCTCCGTCAAGCACGTGCCGGAGCGGTTCCACCTCCGTACCGCCCTGCCGCTGACGAGGATCGGCAAGCCCGACAAGGCACGACTGGCCACGGAAGCGAGCGTCTGA
- a CDS encoding family 16 glycoside hydrolase: protein MSVALTAAGLLAGSLAIPAGAAIAAPPPQEPGVTLRVFDVQVPLSEICVLKPGQTPNVDKKMSTINWTTTTDFGFGDNFVSQVIGNINIATAGSYTFRLSSDDGSELRIDDQLVIDHDGLHGATPPKEGTVTLTTGYHSLRIDHFERAGDQQITLEWRTPGSSSFVLVPNSVLSTDAGVVRVTAPGRKECEGVTDAPGDGLPLTGVHPNYTLTNLRPTGFQPQVSAMDWLPDGRLAITTWGGTDNLLGEVYLLSNVTGTTSPLQVTYQRIAQGLKEPMGIKYVDGKLYVSEKHRLVELNDTNGDWVTDNYRQVATWPFGGNFHEFAFGLLYQAPYFYLNLSVSINQGGATTNPQPAPNRGTTVRIDKNTGALHYVAGGLRTPNGIGWGPEGGIFVLDNQGDWLPSSKLLHIKQDRFFNLNTNPPGPFQSNPVTQPVLWMPQNEIANSPSTPVMVSTGPFAGQMLIGDVTYGGLQRAFLEKVNGEYQGALFRHTQGLEMGVLRTSIGPDGAIYVGGLGAGGNWGQAGKLTYGLQKLTPNGGNAFDIHSMRAVAGGFELTYTQPLSAATLAGLVAKYKVKQWRYVPTATYGGPKVDEQTLTVTSATPSADGKKVTLQISGLQPGRVVHVRSPRPFTATNGQELWSTEAWYTLNSLVGGPPPQTGTLEAENASLTGGAVAMTDHVGYTGSGFVAGYGTQGAATTFTVNAASAGAHNAVLRFSNGPNGGTGAKTVSLYVNGTKIRQTSLPSTGNWDTWATKSEPVTLNAGANTIAYRYDAGDIGNVNLDNLTVTAVGGGGGGGGPGTISGIGGKCVDVDNAGSANGTKIQLWTCNGSGAQQWSRVGSTYQTLGKCLDVDNGGTVNGTKVQLWTCNGSGSQVWQPQTNGSLLNPQSGKVLDALAGSSADGTQLHIWEYAGAASQNWTVRAATNRTVLFDGTAASQTANWQHTNGANPTWTITGGGMQVNGGDIRTRQGYGDYKLHVEFWLPLYGPEVTGQARANSGVYQQDRYELQVLDSFGDTSLANDEAAAIYTKKAADVNAATAPQTWQTYDITFRAARWNGTTKTEDARITVVWNGVTVQNNVAINGPTGGGAAEGPSAGPIRLQDHGNPIRYRNIWIEPT from the coding sequence ATGTCAGTCGCCCTCACCGCTGCCGGTCTCCTAGCCGGTAGCCTCGCCATCCCAGCCGGTGCCGCCATCGCGGCGCCACCACCGCAGGAGCCCGGTGTCACGCTTCGCGTCTTCGACGTGCAGGTGCCGCTCAGCGAGATCTGCGTGCTCAAGCCCGGCCAGACACCCAATGTGGACAAGAAGATGTCCACGATCAACTGGACCACCACGACTGACTTCGGATTCGGCGACAACTTCGTCAGCCAGGTCATCGGCAACATCAACATCGCCACGGCCGGGAGCTACACCTTCCGGCTGAGCAGCGACGACGGGTCCGAGCTGCGGATCGACGACCAGCTCGTGATCGACCACGACGGGCTGCACGGCGCGACGCCGCCCAAGGAGGGCACGGTCACCCTCACGACCGGCTACCACTCGCTGCGGATCGACCACTTCGAGCGGGCCGGCGACCAGCAGATCACCCTTGAGTGGCGTACACCCGGATCTTCGTCTTTCGTTCTTGTCCCCAACAGCGTGCTCAGCACCGACGCCGGCGTCGTGCGGGTCACCGCGCCGGGTCGCAAGGAGTGCGAAGGCGTCACCGACGCGCCCGGCGACGGGTTGCCGCTGACCGGCGTCCACCCCAACTACACGCTGACGAACCTGCGTCCGACCGGCTTCCAGCCGCAGGTGTCGGCGATGGACTGGCTGCCCGACGGGCGGCTCGCGATCACCACCTGGGGTGGCACCGACAATTTGCTCGGCGAGGTCTACCTGCTGTCCAACGTGACCGGCACGACGAGCCCATTGCAGGTCACCTACCAGAGGATCGCCCAGGGGCTGAAGGAGCCGATGGGCATCAAGTACGTCGACGGCAAGCTCTACGTGTCGGAGAAGCACCGGCTGGTCGAGCTGAACGACACCAACGGCGACTGGGTCACCGACAACTACCGCCAGGTGGCGACGTGGCCGTTCGGCGGCAACTTCCACGAGTTCGCGTTCGGGCTGCTCTACCAGGCGCCCTACTTCTACCTCAACCTTTCAGTCTCGATCAACCAGGGCGGGGCGACCACCAACCCGCAGCCGGCGCCCAACCGTGGCACGACCGTCCGGATCGACAAGAACACCGGCGCGCTGCACTACGTTGCCGGCGGCCTGCGTACGCCCAACGGCATCGGCTGGGGTCCCGAGGGCGGAATCTTCGTGCTCGACAACCAGGGTGACTGGCTGCCTTCGTCGAAGCTGCTGCACATCAAGCAGGACCGGTTCTTCAACCTGAACACGAACCCGCCCGGACCCTTCCAGAGCAACCCGGTCACCCAGCCGGTGCTGTGGATGCCGCAGAACGAGATCGCCAACTCACCGAGTACCCCGGTGATGGTGTCGACCGGGCCGTTCGCCGGGCAGATGCTGATCGGCGACGTCACCTACGGTGGGCTCCAGCGCGCGTTCCTGGAAAAGGTCAACGGTGAGTACCAGGGGGCGCTGTTCCGGCACACCCAGGGCCTGGAGATGGGCGTGCTGCGTACGTCGATCGGGCCCGACGGCGCCATCTACGTCGGTGGACTCGGCGCGGGCGGCAACTGGGGCCAGGCCGGCAAGCTGACCTACGGCCTCCAGAAGCTGACCCCCAACGGTGGCAACGCGTTCGACATCCACTCGATGCGCGCGGTGGCCGGCGGCTTCGAGCTGACCTACACGCAGCCGCTGTCCGCGGCCACGCTGGCCGGACTCGTCGCCAAGTACAAGGTCAAGCAGTGGCGGTACGTCCCGACGGCGACCTACGGCGGCCCGAAGGTCGACGAGCAGACCCTGACGGTCACCTCCGCGACCCCGTCGGCCGACGGCAAGAAGGTCACCCTACAGATCAGTGGCCTCCAGCCCGGCCGGGTCGTGCACGTGCGGTCGCCCCGCCCGTTCACGGCGACCAACGGGCAGGAGCTGTGGAGCACCGAGGCGTGGTACACGCTCAACTCTCTCGTCGGGGGCCCACCGCCGCAGACGGGAACGTTGGAGGCGGAGAACGCGTCGCTCACCGGCGGAGCGGTCGCGATGACCGACCACGTCGGCTACACCGGCAGCGGGTTCGTGGCCGGCTACGGCACCCAGGGGGCGGCGACGACGTTCACCGTGAACGCCGCGTCGGCCGGCGCCCACAACGCCGTGCTGCGGTTCTCCAACGGGCCCAACGGCGGCACCGGCGCCAAGACCGTCAGCCTCTACGTCAACGGCACGAAGATCCGCCAGACCAGCCTGCCCAGCACCGGCAACTGGGACACCTGGGCGACCAAGTCCGAGCCGGTCACCCTCAACGCCGGCGCCAACACGATCGCCTACCGGTACGACGCGGGCGACATCGGCAACGTCAACCTCGACAACCTGACCGTGACCGCGGTCGGCGGCGGTGGCGGCGGTGGCGGGCCCGGCACGATCAGCGGCATCGGCGGCAAGTGCGTCGACGTCGACAACGCCGGCTCCGCCAACGGCACGAAGATCCAGCTCTGGACCTGCAACGGCAGCGGGGCACAGCAGTGGAGCCGGGTGGGCTCGACCTACCAGACCCTCGGCAAGTGCCTCGACGTCGACAACGGCGGCACCGTCAACGGCACGAAGGTGCAGCTCTGGACCTGCAACGGCAGCGGCTCCCAGGTCTGGCAACCGCAGACCAACGGCTCGCTGCTCAACCCGCAGTCCGGGAAGGTGCTCGACGCGCTCGCCGGCAGCTCCGCCGACGGCACACAACTGCACATCTGGGAGTACGCCGGCGCGGCGAGCCAGAACTGGACGGTCCGGGCGGCCACCAACCGGACCGTGCTGTTCGACGGCACCGCCGCGTCCCAGACCGCCAACTGGCAGCACACCAACGGCGCCAACCCGACGTGGACGATCACCGGCGGCGGCATGCAGGTCAACGGCGGCGACATCCGTACCCGGCAGGGCTACGGCGACTACAAGCTGCACGTCGAGTTCTGGCTTCCGCTGTACGGCCCGGAGGTGACCGGTCAGGCCCGGGCCAACTCCGGCGTCTACCAGCAGGACCGCTACGAGTTGCAGGTGCTCGACTCGTTCGGTGACACGTCGCTGGCCAACGACGAGGCGGCGGCGATCTACACCAAGAAGGCGGCGGACGTGAACGCCGCGACGGCGCCCCAGACGTGGCAGACCTACGACATCACGTTCCGGGCGGCACGCTGGAACGGCACGACGAAGACGGAGGACGCGCGCATCACGGTGGTCTGGAACGGCGTGACGGTACAGAACAACGTCGCGATCAACGGCCCGACCGGCGGCGGCGCGGCCGAGGGCCCGTCAGCGGGCCCGATCCGCCTCCAGGACCACGGCAACCCGATCCGCTACCGCAACATCTGGATCGAGCCGACGTAA
- a CDS encoding YcxB family protein, producing the protein MHIRFDVPADPAYPGRVAAALSSVRLRRYGQVGAVLAAVGAIGFAASRGFEWGDRISPLCVTMVVAGLLLMLYSPWVRWRARRRSGRYAVEGAYDITDDNIMMRSGSESGGIAWDGVAEVRDTPEFWIVYVGRMPATVIPRRLMSAEDAETLRAFMAGRGLLQPR; encoded by the coding sequence GTGCACATCCGTTTTGACGTCCCGGCCGATCCCGCCTACCCGGGCCGCGTGGCCGCCGCGCTCAGCAGTGTCCGCCTGCGCAGGTACGGTCAGGTCGGCGCGGTGCTGGCGGCGGTCGGGGCGATCGGTTTCGCCGCCTCGCGGGGGTTCGAGTGGGGTGACCGGATCTCGCCGCTGTGCGTGACGATGGTCGTGGCTGGCCTGCTGTTGATGCTGTACTCGCCGTGGGTGCGGTGGCGCGCCCGGCGCCGCTCCGGTCGTTACGCTGTCGAGGGCGCCTACGACATCACCGACGACAACATCATGATGCGCAGCGGCTCGGAGTCCGGCGGCATCGCCTGGGACGGGGTCGCCGAGGTGAGGGACACGCCCGAGTTCTGGATCGTGTACGTCGGCCGGATGCCGGCGACCGTGATCCCACGCCGCTTGATGTCCGCCGAGGACGCCGAGACGCTGCGTGCCTTCATGGCCGGACGTGGGCTGCTCCAGCCTCGGTGA
- a CDS encoding long-chain-fatty-acid--CoA ligase — protein sequence MALSLAAVLAESALRRPDHPALVTAATTLTYRELWAGARHQAALLRRHGIGPGDRVALLLPNSAHFPKAYFGALALGATVVPMPTTLRTGEIAYILEDCAAAALVCTAELRDADGGPAARSTGTPVLTVTDELAAGAEPIDNLVPRSPTDIALILYTSGTTGRPKGAMLTHLNVFLNVELGMESPFAMDGDDVLLGCLPLFHTFGQICGMNTTFRAGATMVLMERFEAARAVRLIAEYGCTVLMGVPTMYLALLAATEHDPPRQRLDRAYSGGAALPVAVLESFEERFGCPIYEGYGLTETSPVVAYNQRAWPRRPGTVGRPIWGVEVAIARADLDDRVELLPVGDIGEIVIRGHNVMAGYLNQPEATAEAIVDGWFRSADLGVQDDDGNLRIVDRKKDMVIRGGYNVYPRELEETLARHPAVAQVAVIGVPHDSLGEEVCAVVVPRPGTERDETLPAEIVAWCRQRMARYKYPRRVVLVDAMPLGPSGKVLKRELTARFAAPVDPVTPVGRADR from the coding sequence ATGGCCCTCTCCCTCGCCGCCGTCCTCGCCGAGTCGGCCCTGCGACGACCGGACCACCCCGCACTCGTGACCGCCGCGACCACGCTCACCTACCGTGAGCTGTGGGCCGGCGCCCGCCACCAGGCCGCTCTGCTGCGCCGGCACGGCATCGGACCCGGGGACAGGGTGGCACTGCTGCTGCCGAACTCGGCACACTTCCCGAAGGCGTACTTCGGGGCACTCGCGCTGGGTGCGACGGTCGTGCCGATGCCGACGACGCTGCGCACCGGCGAGATCGCGTACATCCTGGAAGACTGCGCGGCGGCCGCGCTGGTCTGCACCGCGGAGCTGCGCGACGCCGACGGCGGCCCGGCCGCCAGATCCACCGGTACGCCGGTCCTCACGGTCACCGACGAACTCGCTGCCGGGGCCGAGCCGATCGACAACCTGGTGCCCCGCTCGCCGACCGACATCGCGCTGATCCTCTACACCTCGGGGACCACCGGACGGCCCAAGGGTGCGATGCTCACCCACCTCAACGTCTTCCTCAACGTCGAGCTGGGCATGGAGTCGCCGTTCGCGATGGACGGCGACGACGTACTGCTCGGCTGTCTCCCGCTGTTCCACACGTTCGGGCAGATCTGCGGCATGAACACGACGTTCCGGGCCGGCGCGACGATGGTGCTGATGGAGCGCTTCGAAGCGGCGCGGGCGGTGCGGCTGATCGCCGAGTACGGCTGCACGGTGCTGATGGGCGTGCCCACCATGTATCTCGCCCTGCTCGCCGCCACCGAGCACGACCCGCCACGGCAGCGGCTGGACCGGGCCTACTCCGGCGGGGCGGCGCTGCCCGTCGCGGTACTGGAGAGCTTCGAGGAGCGGTTCGGCTGCCCGATCTACGAGGGCTACGGGCTCACCGAGACATCCCCCGTGGTCGCGTACAACCAGCGGGCGTGGCCGCGACGGCCCGGCACCGTCGGTCGTCCGATCTGGGGCGTCGAGGTCGCGATCGCCCGAGCCGACCTGGACGACCGGGTCGAGCTGCTGCCCGTCGGCGACATCGGCGAGATCGTCATCCGTGGCCACAACGTGATGGCCGGCTACCTGAACCAGCCGGAGGCCACCGCCGAGGCCATCGTGGACGGCTGGTTCCGCTCGGCCGACCTCGGCGTCCAGGACGACGACGGCAACCTGCGCATCGTGGACCGGAAAAAGGACATGGTGATCCGCGGCGGCTACAACGTCTACCCCCGCGAGTTGGAGGAGACACTGGCGCGACATCCCGCCGTGGCCCAGGTCGCGGTGATCGGCGTTCCGCACGACTCCCTCGGCGAGGAGGTCTGCGCGGTGGTCGTGCCCCGCCCCGGAACCGAGCGGGACGAGACGCTGCCCGCGGAGATCGTGGCCTGGTGCCGCCAGCGGATGGCCCGCTACAAGTACCCCCGCCGGGTGGTGCTCGTCGACGCCATGCCGCTCGGGCCCAGTGGCAAGGTCCTCAAGCGGGAGCTGACCGCCCGGTTCGCGGCGCCCGTCGACCCGGTCACCCCCGTCGGCAGGGCGGATCGATAG
- a CDS encoding helix-turn-helix domain-containing protein: MNETLRSAMTELGLTVDSLAQQTGVDRKTVGRWLSPGRVPHARTRVRAAAVLGREVSELWPDTGRRRDPLWFVPWAQAEREAVSLRSFEPLVVPGLLQTEAYARVVLTDAGLWSRDDVELRVRNRMDRHAILARSKPPQFTAVLDEGVLHRAVGSPQVMRDQIRAIITACDEPHIRVHIVPSTAGAYAGLNGPFVLAAGPGGRLTGYLDTQLDGQVVDSADKMEALQASWESVRGEALPHRQSIDLMMEVAGTWTT, encoded by the coding sequence CACTTGCTCAGCAAACCGGCGTCGACCGGAAAACCGTTGGTCGATGGCTGTCGCCTGGTCGTGTGCCGCACGCCCGCACACGCGTTCGAGCGGCGGCGGTCCTTGGCCGGGAAGTAAGCGAACTGTGGCCCGATACAGGCCGTCGGCGTGACCCACTGTGGTTCGTGCCCTGGGCACAAGCGGAGCGCGAGGCAGTATCGTTGCGCTCGTTCGAACCGCTGGTGGTGCCCGGCCTGTTACAGACCGAGGCGTACGCACGTGTGGTGCTGACCGATGCGGGGCTGTGGTCGCGGGATGATGTGGAGTTGCGCGTGCGCAACCGAATGGACCGGCACGCGATCCTCGCCAGGAGCAAGCCACCGCAGTTCACGGCTGTTTTGGACGAAGGGGTCCTGCATCGCGCGGTCGGTAGCCCTCAGGTGATGCGGGACCAAATCCGGGCGATCATCACTGCGTGCGACGAGCCGCACATCCGTGTGCACATCGTGCCGTCGACGGCTGGCGCGTACGCTGGCCTGAACGGACCCTTCGTGCTTGCCGCAGGCCCAGGCGGTCGGCTAACCGGTTACCTGGACACTCAACTCGACGGCCAGGTGGTCGACAGCGCTGACAAGATGGAGGCGCTTCAGGCGTCGTGGGAGTCCGTGCGCGGTGAGGCGTTGCCGCACCGGCAGTCAATCGACCTGATGATGGAAGTGGCAGGAACATGGACGACCTAA
- a CDS encoding class I SAM-dependent methyltransferase — protein sequence MNMEQVRQAYGSIAELYIGLFGTRQQVHADDLALIGRHLAGRPGPVLDLGCGPGHITDYLRSLGADATGIDLVPEFIAHARATHPSGSYQLGSIQKLDVADHSIAGILAWYSLIHLPPQDLDGVLAEFRRVMAPAGALVLGLFVGDEVAAFDHKVVTAYRWPVDEFSERLARAGFTEVERLQRPSDGTHRPHAAIAAIATQG from the coding sequence GTGAACATGGAGCAGGTTCGGCAGGCATACGGATCCATCGCGGAGCTCTACATCGGGCTGTTCGGTACGAGACAGCAGGTACACGCCGACGACCTCGCCCTCATCGGGCGCCACCTGGCGGGCCGACCCGGCCCGGTGCTCGATCTGGGCTGCGGGCCGGGCCATATCACCGACTACCTTCGCTCCCTCGGCGCCGACGCGACCGGAATCGACCTGGTCCCCGAGTTCATCGCCCATGCGCGGGCAACCCACCCGAGCGGCAGCTACCAACTCGGGTCGATACAGAAGCTCGACGTCGCCGACCACTCCATCGCCGGCATCCTGGCCTGGTACTCGTTGATCCATCTGCCGCCGCAGGATCTCGACGGCGTGCTCGCCGAGTTCCGGCGAGTGATGGCCCCGGCCGGAGCGTTGGTGCTCGGTCTCTTCGTGGGCGACGAGGTCGCCGCCTTCGACCACAAGGTCGTGACCGCGTACCGCTGGCCCGTTGACGAATTCTCCGAGCGACTGGCGCGCGCCGGCTTCACGGAGGTTGAGCGCCTACAGCGACCCAGCGACGGCACCCATCGGCCACACGCCGCCATCGCGGCAATCGCCACCCAGGGTTGA